The following nucleotide sequence is from Primulina tabacum isolate GXHZ01 chromosome 2, ASM2559414v2, whole genome shotgun sequence.
ATAGAAACTGGAGTAAAAAATACTTACCGGCCCCTTGCAATTGCTTCTTCCAACTCCTCATGTGCTGCAGGGAAAAGTTCTATGTATCGATACCTCAGAGTCATCCTATCCTTAGACATTGCAGATCTCGAATCCTCAGGACTTGCAAATTCAACAAAACCTTCTCCAGCTGGCCTTCCCTCAGAATTAgcaattatataaattttatccTCTGAAAGCACAAAATCGTTGAAAAAGTTAATGATTTCCTCCTTGGTGGCAGAGAAAGGCAAACCCCTCAACCGTAACACCCCTTTAAATTCTGACAAGTCCCATGTTTCATCAGAAGATCTTGCCCTAGGTGCACCATGACGAGGTGAGCCACCAGGAGCATCAAAAACTTCATTAGCTACAGCCTTATAGTAATCATCTTTTCTGCTTCGAAAAACCTCAACATATCTCCTACCTATGTTTTGCCTGTTCCTCTGTAGCGCGAAATCAATTTGAAGGGGATATCCTAAAACACAATAAGCTTCTCCAGTGAACTTGCCACCCTTGTGGACAAACAGGACATCAATAACATCTAAACCATGGAAGAAATCAACAATTTCAGCCTCTGCGCAATCAAAGGGAAGGCCTCGCAGTCGAACAACAGGAAAATGTGGGGGCATATAAGAATATGAGGGAGACGGTGGAGGTGGAGCATTATAAATATAACTTGTACCAGAAGCTCCATAATATGAAGACCCTTGATCCATCAGCCGCTGCCGTTTCATACCACCCATTTCACGAGCATCACCGGTGTCTGCAAATTTACTTCATAGCCATACAAGCACAAAGGCATTCACCGGGTAAGTACTACATTCATAAAGCATCAGATAATAGCTATGGACCTACGAATCCTATCCAATAATGATTCGACAGATAGCCAGTTCAATCATAAAAAGCAACCAAAAGCTCCTCTCCGGGAACAATTCTATCTCTGTCTCTTATTTTCTTAATAAAGATTCATACTTCATGCTCATTAATCAACAACAAGCTATCAAAAAGAATAATAACCAAACAACCTTCTAACTAGTGGTACAAATTCTAATATCGGAACTGGAATTTAcaacaaataaattttaaaaaattagatatTTCACTATTTAGAACTTCAATTCCATGTGCAGGTCCTATAAAAATTGCAATTTATAGGGACACGGAACaatttaaaggaaaaaaaaatcaaacatatCCGAGCAATTGCCGACTGAAGCAAATCGAACACCAAAATAAGAATTCAGATGGTCAAGATTCAAGGTACTTTCTACGAGCTAATCCTTACATTATTCCACACCAAACTAAAGAGAATTAAAAAATTGCTACTTCTCACCCTCGGTAGAACATTTAGCGCACTTTTGATAGAAGCTAATTCTGTGCTCAAATATTTCCCCAACTGAGAAAATCGCGTGCAAAGCTGTGGCCTGTGGAGatataaaaaattgtttttttttaaaatcaaatttaaatataactttatttcatctttttttttattaaaaataaaacaaaaacaaaaatattaatattttattgagtatattttatttttacacattaaaaataataataaatattttcttaaagagaacataaatttttataaatgtaaatttaaaatagatttatttttttaaatgttaaaaatacaaaactattttcacatatatattttttatgaaactattttCATATATATGCATTAACTCATTGTATTATActtttttgataattttgacAATAAAAAGATCTTGTAACAGTGAATATATTAACATCTTTgaattgtttaaataagttcatccaaaaaatttaatatattattttaaaaacaagtCATCACATCTTATAAgttcataaaataaattataagatGCAAAGCttataagttattttaaataagtgCAGTCAAACACCTCACATACATCATCCACTAATTCGGAAcataatttgaaattcatatttCGACCTGGGCATTTTCGAGATGCCGCTAATAACTAACGACGaccaaatgtttttttttttgtgtgaatcatATTTCAATAAGAATTTGATGAGTTGATCCACCTACACGTCTTGTTTTTACTGCTATATCGGGAGTTACTCCATGTATTGTTTGACGTAAAATAGATAGTGGATTTATCTTTGTCGTAATTTTTTTCATAGCTCGATAAATAAATTGATAAGCCAATGATTTTTTCCTAGTTTTAGAATATATACGGGTGCGAATAAAATTTTGGTgaaagtttttattttattgattaaatTGGATATTATCAAATTCCGGTAGCCCATGAACCCAAAAGAGATCACCAGTACTTTATTAAAAAGTTCCAAATGGCAAAGGCCGCATTGTTGCTCTTAAAATAAAAGAGCAGCCCGTTCCCATTAGCCTGCCCATACCTTTCTCTGTCTTTTAGATTGGGCCCAGAAGATATAAAATCTATTTTTTTAAGGGTAAAGCCCATCAAGGCAGCTTCTTGTCTGTCTTGCACTACTGCATGGGCTGACGCAATCTCAAGTTCAAaattttcgttttcatttctaCAAATGCAGGGATGACTAATTGGAAACGATACAAATGAAAAATGGAGATTGAATATATTACTATTGCAGTATCAAACAAATTTATCGTTAAAGCTATGACAATACGATATtattttgtaattaaaatattcaACTTCTTGTTTTTACTTTTTACGGATAATTCTACATTACCGTTTTCGCACTCAATGCGTAAACAAAATTTAATGTTTTGACATTCAAAACATTCATTGGACTTTGTATGATTTAAATTGTTCATTGAATGCTTTACAATAGTTTACCTTTGCGTATATAATGTCGTCTTTAATCGTCTAATCAGATCGACAGTCAAAACTTGGATTCCTCGTATACATCGCACTAGAAATCTAAACGAAATTGACGTCGAGAGTTAATCGCCGGAGTTTCATAAATCCGACGAGATTGCGGCGTCGATGCGACTTTGTTGTAGAGGAAGAATGATCGGCCATGGGTTTTCTCCAAGTTGGGGTGTCCGAAATCTTTTGTGAGGGAGAACGAAGAATGTTTTCGTGTTGTCAACAAAATTTTGTGAACAAAAAATTGTGAATATAATTCATCTATTGATTACACATATATAAAAGTCTCTTATTGATCTAACCaggactctttttttttttttttttttttatcaagatactgttttttattattcaaaatcTCTCATATACGTATTTTCAATTCTTGAAAATAGCAgacataattaaattattaccAACTTTTGATAATatactacaaaaaaaaaaagtggtaaCGACGGTTCTAGCGACGGTTTAGAGGTCCGTAACCGGAGGTCGCGTCGCCTTCTATAGCGACGGTTTCTCAATAACCGTCTctataatagcgacggttttgttaAGAACACCGTCGCTTTCTGTAGCGAAGATTTAGATACAAACTGTCGCCTAATTTAAGCGACGGTTatataaaaaccgtcgctaatattaagCGACGATTTTGTCAAATACCATCGCTATATTAAGCCACGGTtttgtcaaaaaccgtcgctataataAGCGACGTTTTTTGAAAAAACCTTAGCTTAATGAAGCGCCAGTTTGTAATCAAAAtactatatatttcataaataaaatacaacgcaaaaattaaatattaaattttctgtAAAGAAAACGTTTTAAAAATCTGACGTGCGCGAAGATATGCAGATCCACGTAACGTTGGAAGATCACACCGACGAGCAAATCTACGAAATTAATATGAAAAAATGTTAGTACAAAGTAAAAAAACCGAAACTTTGAAAAAATTGATAGATTTTCGCTACTACAAGATAAGAAAGTTGAAAATCGCTGAAGAAAATGTTCGCGAACCTCGGTATATATAGAatcatagcgacggtttttgcaaAAATCGTTGacattagcgacagttttgtgcaaaaatatatatacattattacccacttaaataattaatctattctaaaatatttcatgagaatTTTGCACTTACTAATCACTACtacatatttattatttaattcatATATTCTAAAtctactaaataaataattgtgaactcattaCAACTTCGATTGATGACCAGACAATGCCGATGTATCGAGGGTACAAATCTCGTTTacataatgaaaaatgaaaattttgactgACTCAATTTTTGTAGCAGTTTGTTTCttgaaatccttcaataaaacagACAGTTCTACTCTCATCACTTAATCACCAGTTAGGCTAAATTCCACAACTTTAAATAACGAAATCCACTTATTAACTCTTTTACAAGCAATTAGTTTGATCTTCATCGAATTACAGTTGCCAAatttaactccttgaatttGAATATCTCAATGAGAACACAAAATACAATACTTGTACAACCCTCAATAGTTCAGGTATACAACCATAATCGCAgattattccactcgataatgATGTCCAATTGAAAAGTTCAagagagggttgttcagtacatcatcaaatgatcacctGTATGTATGAATGAACATCTGCAtgtccttaccaatgaaacatgtcGTTGACACCACATACGCTAATTTCAAGTTCGaacgacctttatccttattcTAAGCGGTAAATTTAGAATAAACAATACACTTCTTAATgagtttcataatcttatgTTAAGAGACAGACCTCATAGTACCTATAGTATATTCAATGACTCTATCTATGCATCTTGTATGagtatatagataaaataaatgttataaTTAGATAAAACCTtacaatattattaaaataaagattatttttaaataaaaattaacaaaGTTAAAATCACAAATTTTTAGCAGGTTTGATAGTTAAAGTATGATCATGGTtgcaaaaaaaagaagaaatcaAAGTATTTTGGCCCTAGCTCCTAAATCAATTCGGAAGTAGATAGATTCTGATCACTCATTGATTCGTCTGGTATCTAAGTATATTGCTAGATCAAAATCTTATGATGTTCAAAACTGTGTAGATACAATATCACATTCAGTAAAGATTTATGATACACTTATAGTATGTACTCAATATGTTCGAGCGTGCCTCGCTGATTCATTAGAATTGATACCATGGGACGGATGTAAAAGTAAACAAATCGCTTTTGTTCCAAGGACCGAAGACTGTGTTGGTTGTAAGCAATGTGAATATGTCTGTCCGATCGATTTTTTAAGTGTTCAAGTTTATTCATAACACAGAACAACTCGTAGTATGAGTCTAGCTTATTGATACGTTCCATAAAACTTTCCttgaattcatttttttttaatttaaaacttatgtgagacggtctcacagatcatattttatgagacatatatcttatttaagtcatccatgaaaaagtattactttttatgcttagaatattattttttattgtgaatatcagtatggttgaccagtctcacagataatgattcgtgataccgtctcacaaaatacctacttgattttttttcttgaaaaaacaGCTTCGGTGGGAAAAATTGGGGCCTAATATCTAATATTATAAGCATTATTTTTTCTTGTCACAGTTATTTCCACTCTATTCAACAAATCAGCAGCTCCTACTTTCTTTCACACATTTGACAATGCATCGAACACGTTTCTGATTCTTGAGCTGCGTGGTGAATTTGAACATCCTTTTGATCCACGTACATGAATCTTTGAATCCCACCAAACCTTCCAACTTTCTTGGATACCCTTTATTTATTTCTTGTTTTTCATTGATGGGTATCTcttattttcttgtttttccacTTCAAAATCCTTTCTTggtaaataaaaattcaatcttTTTCTGGGATTTCCATTTCAACAGTTTTTTTGGAGGATGGTGGAGCAGTTTCTTTTGTGGGTTCACCGGTGGTTGATTCCCACGCCAATCCTCGCTTGTTTTTGGATGCTATGTCTTCATGGAATTTGAGTGGTGGAGATTTGACTTTGCAGAGAAATTTGATTAGTAAAAAGCATGTGCCGCGTTTGTCTTCGTTGGACTTGAGTAGCTCATTTCTTGACTGTTCTTCCATTAAGGCTCTTTCGGGTGCCAAGAGTTTCAAGAAACAGAGGAAAAATAAGAATACTTTGATAGGGAATGAATTGGCCGGACAATGTGAAGACAGCTTTGAAGATGTGAAGGCCGTAAGAAAATTATTTGGTTTAATATAGATATACGATTTGTTGGAACGGTATTCTTTTGATTTATcttgggaaattttgggataGAAATGAGAGAACCAAATGGCTAAGAGAAAATAGTTGAGACAAGAGTTTGACTCTTTTTTCTTAAAACGATATTGCCACGTTCCCGTGCTCACGGTTGTTGGCAATTCGTTTCCCAAGATACAACGACTACGACTTTAAAATAGTAGCACTACAAATTTTAAAGCCACACGAACGTGAGATGTTTAGAACACTGTCAATATGATATGCaaattttctaattttgaaTTCTAAACGTTAAACTTAAAAATCCAATTCCAAGAGTTTAAATCTTGCGAAACTTGGATTTAAGCGCAAATGCTTTTAAAACTCAAAAATAGAAGACAATTCTCGAATTTAATttcaaagttcgaatttaaACGTAAAAGATTATAAAATCCAAACTCAAGATTTTatatcttgaaaatttgaactttAAGCGCTAGTGCTTAAAAATTCGTATACAGAACTAAATTATAGGGaaaagagaagaagaagaaaagataCAATGAATGCAAATGAGGGTGgacctatttatagaaaatgaaaagCTTTCACGAAGtgatgcaccacttcataacaCCACTTCATAATTGAATCAAAATGGCCAAGTCCAAAGAGGCTCCTCACATTCATGAAATCACACGgccttcaatatatatatatatatatatataatccttTCGATTCAATCTTTACACTCgataaaatttgaattcaatTAATTTCTCATTCACCCTAATTGATAATCGAGAAgtaaaaaactcatttttctaACACGATTTTCATATATAGTTTTTGTATGACAGAATTTCTCAGAATATTTTAGTAAATATTATGTTAATTAATTCCTATGGGTAATGGGAGAGTTTCTGAGTAGTTTTATTTTGTTTGGTATGAATGAACTCGTCCTTGTGAAATGGTAAGCAAGCTAGGATTTTAGATGAAGGAACAAAAACGGccaaaatggaaaaaaaaaaaaaagataaaaaagaaaagagatGTATGGCTGAGGGGAGACAGAAGACATTTATGGTTTACGATGAGGAGACACGTGAAAATATGAAGATTATGCGATAAAAATGGTTTTATGATTTTACTTTTATTTGTCTAAAACTACAAAAGGTTCTCATTGTGATTGAATCTCCTCCTAGCCCGCTTCCATCTGGAGTTAAAACAGCAAACTGACTGATCTTTCGTGCAGCAAATTCTTACATATTTCACATACAAAGCGGTGAAGACCTTCTTGATTACGGGAAGAGCTTTATTCGCAACCTTGGAAAGGTagaatatttgtgtattttgaaAAGGCTAAGAAAAACAAATACATATGAaggtttttatatatatacatatatctaatactattataaatatatgagtttgaattgtgcgcttactattttaccctttcatttattttacaatttctTATGTTCATGAGGTTCTTTAAGTCATTTTCTATGTTAGTGTTTAATATAAACattaataatgtatttaattccgtcaagataattattaatttgattttagttttgaattACATTTAGTTTACATGTTAAATATGATTGCTAATATTACTaacatctatttatttatttactattataaatatatgattttcatttgtaaacttattattttaccattttgtttgttttataatttgtaaTGTTCACGAggttctttaaattattttctacgTTAGTTATTTAAACATTGACATCAAATTCATAGAAAATTACTATAATAATCTTATAAATTAAAAAGTTGTTAATATTCCGAATATTAAGGTAATATTAGGAATACGAATGAAGAAGAGTgatattgaaaaaaattaaattattaatcaatattaagatcatataaaacattttttctCATTTAAAATAGAGATATTTTTAGACTATTTATGTATCAACATAGATATATGATTGAGATAAAATGTTTGTATGTAAGTGATTTAAATGCAAATATTTAAGCATTTAGTCAATTTCGATATATGATGCTAAAAAATATccctaaataatatattatctattaataataataactattaaatatatgactttcatttgtgagcttactattttacatttttttttataattcgtCATATTCATGATgttatttaagtcattttttatGTTAGTTTAAAAAGgtcattaatagtgtacttaactcaatcaaactatttattattttaatttaattttaattacttaaatttaTACATTGCAGTCAAATTCATGAAAATCTCTACCATATTAATGATAGATAATAATGGGATGACAAAGGGAGATGAGACggatgtaataaaaataaactattaataaatattaagttcATATAAAACTTATTTCTCTCATTTAGAATAGAGATATTTTCAAACTCTTTGTGTCAACTGAGATACGTGATTGAGAGAAATGTTTGAATGTAACTGACTTCAAACACTGTTTTTAAGTTATTTggtcaattttttatatatgctgctaaataaatattactaaataatatgcttcatttgatcatttagtgttcttgcaatgagatgagttttttaccctagcgttaacatgttttattgttatatgtcatttgtgttgattatgttgtatgtatgtcatataaaatgtcaatatttctcaaagaataaaatcgtttttcaaaaagaaaaaaattgttcATCCAGAAAAAAATACATGAAAGACAAATCGTACACAATTCTCATTCTATTTATAATGGtatgagaaaattttaaaattttgtggacacgATAGAtcaattttgtaaatttttagtAAATTGAGACATTGAGCCAGTTGCACTTTATTTCCTCCAATATCATCTTGATATCTCATATGCATATCTTAATTACATTATTCCTCTCTCTTCCCAAAACTTTAAAAtgcaataattaattttgtatatcgttccacaagatataaatattatgaacaaaatgtaaattcgataaaaaaaaatttgttttgtttcaatgaataatataatattatgttctaGACACAACAAATGAAATTGAAATTATATTATTCTCATGATATGATGAACACAATCATTGTTCCAAAGCTTCTAAAAAATGACTAACGAGATGACTTTCCTGAATTGCGTCAAATTAAACGAGGACACAACTCTAATATATAGTAGTTTGAATAGATTTTCAAGTGTTATTTCTCACAGTGATTGAgaaataattgttaaaaatttattaaccttatagctatatgttaataatattgat
It contains:
- the LOC142521877 gene encoding uncharacterized protein LOC142521877 isoform X1: MFYRGKFADTGDAREMGGMKRQRLMDQGSSYYGASGTSYIYNAPPPPSPSYSYMPPHFPVVRLRGLPFDCAEAEIVDFFHGLDVIDVLFVHKGGKFTGEAYCVLGYPLQIDFALQRNRQNIGRRYVEVFRSRKDDYYKAVANEVFDAPGGSPRHGAPRARSSDETWDLSEFKGVLRLRGLPFSATKEEIINFFNDFVLSEDKIYIIANSEGRPAGEGFVEFASPEDSRSAMSKDRMTLRYRYIELFPAAHEELEEAIARGRILPKSFEVKDPAEPTPVLRMRGLPFSAGKGDIIDFFKDYTLAEESIHVTYNFEGRPNGEAFVVFAGADEAKAALAKDRMTLGSRYIELFQSSLEELNESASRGR
- the LOC142521877 gene encoding uncharacterized protein LOC142521877 isoform X2, coding for MFYRGKFADTGDAREMGGMKRQRLMDQGSSYYGASEAEIVDFFHGLDVIDVLFVHKGGKFTGEAYCVLGYPLQIDFALQRNRQNIGRRYVEVFRSRKDDYYKAVANEVFDAPGGSPRHGAPRARSSDETWDLSEFKGVLRLRGLPFSATKEEIINFFNDFVLSEDKIYIIANSEGRPAGEGFVEFASPEDSRSAMSKDRMTLRYRYIELFPAAHEELEEAIARGRILPKSFEVKDPAEPTPVLRMRGLPFSAGKGDIIDFFKDYTLAEESIHVTYNFEGRPNGEAFVVFAGADEAKAALAKDRMTLGSRYIELFQSSLEELNESASRGR
- the LOC142521877 gene encoding uncharacterized protein LOC142521877 isoform X3 — its product is MFYRGKFADTGDAREMGGMKRQRLMDQGSSYYGASDVIDVLFVHKGGKFTGEAYCVLGYPLQIDFALQRNRQNIGRRYVEVFRSRKDDYYKAVANEVFDAPGGSPRHGAPRARSSDETWDLSEFKGVLRLRGLPFSATKEEIINFFNDFVLSEDKIYIIANSEGRPAGEGFVEFASPEDSRSAMSKDRMTLRYRYIELFPAAHEELEEAIARGRILPKSFEVKDPAEPTPVLRMRGLPFSAGKGDIIDFFKDYTLAEESIHVTYNFEGRPNGEAFVVFAGADEAKAALAKDRMTLGSRYIELFQSSLEELNESASRGR